Proteins found in one Scylla paramamosain isolate STU-SP2022 chromosome 44, ASM3559412v1, whole genome shotgun sequence genomic segment:
- the LOC135094141 gene encoding uncharacterized protein LOC135094141 has translation MASCVAESSGCVSSPVFEAFVAKVSEVEDEFHRRISEVQAEFRERISDLQAEFCKRISAPVGGSCPTVTLPSKATEEQWSIVCRGAKRLKVLRAPCVETKNPFSVLE, from the coding sequence atggcgtcttgtgttgctgagtcgtctggttgtgttagttctcctgttttcgaggccttcgttgcgaaggtctcagaggtggaggatgagttccatcgaaggatctcggaggtgcaggctgagtttcgtgagaggatctcagacctgcaggctgagttctgtaagaggatctcagcacctgtgggagggtcgtgccccaccgtcaccttacctagtaaggcgacggaggagcagtggtcgattgtgtgcaggggagccaagaggctgaaggtcctcagggcgccttgcgtggagacgaagaatcccttcagtgtgctggagtaa